The Tenuifilum sp. 4138str genome has a window encoding:
- the aspA gene encoding aspartate ammonia-lyase, with protein MVNPASQYESGATRLEHDLLGEREVPAEYYYGVQTLRALENFNISGVTLNFYPDLIDALAMVKQAAAEANHELGLLEPTIKDAIIKACTEITNGKFHNQFVVDMIQGGAGTSTNMNANEVIANRALEHLGYSKGEYQYCHPLNHVNMSQSTNDAYPTAVKIALINSNKKLVRVLESLIESFRAKAKEFAHVIKMGRTQLQDAVPMTLGQEFEAYAVTLSEEVERLNQNVRLFLEVNMGATAIGTGINSDPDYPEKVIKHLRKISGLDLVLASNLVEATQDTGAFVMYSSAVKRLAVKLSKISNDLRLLSSGPRTGLNEINLPPMQPGSSIMPGKVNPVIPEVVNQIAFKVIGNDLTVTLAAEGGQLELNVFEPVIVQSLFESIEMLKNGMNTLKYRCIDGITANEERCRSMVHNSIGLVTALNPYIGYEASTQLAKEALVTNKSVYDLVLQKGLLSKQQLDTILAPENMVKPRKLNL; from the coding sequence ATGGTAAACCCTGCTAGCCAGTATGAATCAGGTGCAACCCGCCTTGAGCACGACTTGCTTGGAGAGAGGGAAGTGCCTGCCGAGTACTACTATGGAGTACAAACCCTAAGGGCTTTGGAGAATTTTAACATCTCCGGGGTAACCCTGAACTTTTACCCCGATTTAATTGATGCTCTTGCAATGGTGAAACAGGCTGCCGCCGAGGCAAACCATGAACTAGGTTTACTTGAACCCACCATTAAAGACGCCATAATTAAAGCTTGCACTGAAATAACCAATGGGAAGTTCCACAACCAGTTTGTGGTTGATATGATTCAGGGTGGGGCGGGCACCTCCACAAATATGAATGCCAACGAGGTTATTGCTAACCGCGCACTGGAACATTTGGGATATTCAAAGGGGGAGTATCAGTACTGCCATCCACTGAACCATGTGAACATGTCGCAGTCAACCAACGATGCTTACCCTACTGCTGTTAAAATTGCGCTTATCAACTCAAACAAAAAACTGGTAAGAGTTCTTGAATCCCTAATTGAATCGTTTAGAGCAAAGGCAAAAGAGTTTGCCCATGTAATAAAAATGGGAAGAACGCAGCTTCAGGATGCTGTTCCCATGACTCTTGGTCAGGAGTTTGAGGCATATGCGGTTACCCTTTCCGAGGAGGTGGAGCGCTTGAATCAGAATGTACGGCTATTCCTAGAGGTTAACATGGGGGCTACCGCAATAGGAACGGGTATAAACTCGGACCCCGATTACCCGGAGAAAGTAATTAAGCATTTACGTAAAATATCTGGACTAGATCTGGTACTTGCCTCCAACTTGGTTGAGGCAACCCAGGATACTGGTGCATTTGTAATGTACTCATCGGCAGTAAAGAGGCTAGCAGTTAAGCTTTCCAAGATATCCAACGATTTACGCCTGCTGTCCTCCGGCCCGCGAACAGGCTTAAATGAAATTAATTTACCGCCCATGCAGCCCGGCTCATCAATTATGCCTGGCAAAGTGAATCCTGTAATTCCTGAGGTGGTAAACCAAATTGCTTTCAAGGTAATTGGAAACGACTTAACCGTAACCCTTGCCGCCGAGGGAGGTCAGCTTGAACTTAATGTTTTTGAACCCGTTATTGTTCAGAGCCTCTTTGAATCAATTGAGATGCTTAAGAATGGCATGAATACGTTAAAATATCGTTGTATTGATGGAATTACTGCAAACGAGGAGCGCTGTAGGAGTATGGTGCACAACTCAATTGGTCTGGTAACAGCCCTAAATCCTTACATTGGTTATGAAGCATCAACCCAGCTTGCCAAGGAGGCTTTGGTAACCAATAAAAGTGTATATGACCTGGTTTTGCAAAAGGGTTTGCTATCCAAGCAGCAGCTCGATACCATTCTTGCCCCTGAAAATATGGTTAAACCAAGAAAATTAAATCTGTAA
- the cdd gene encoding cytidine deaminase produces the protein MLTIDYTEFHDTNQLKDWEKDLIEQAKAALAGSYSPYSHFRVGAAVLLDNGVIITGSNQENGAYPSGLCAERVALFYAGAQYPNVPIKALAVVASNEKGITVSPVSPCGACRQVMLEYQMISNKPYTIYMVGAGKIIKIDDVKQLLPFSFTNVSEMDQE, from the coding sequence ATGCTAACAATTGATTATACTGAGTTTCACGACACCAATCAATTAAAGGATTGGGAGAAAGATTTGATAGAACAAGCTAAAGCGGCTTTGGCTGGCAGCTATTCACCTTACTCCCATTTTAGGGTTGGAGCAGCAGTTTTACTGGACAACGGGGTAATAATTACCGGGAGTAATCAGGAAAATGGTGCATATCCCTCAGGTCTTTGCGCAGAGCGAGTAGCCCTTTTCTACGCGGGTGCGCAATACCCTAACGTTCCAATTAAAGCATTAGCTGTTGTTGCATCGAACGAGAAAGGGATTACTGTAAGTCCGGTATCGCCATGCGGTGCTTGTAGGCAAGTAATGCTGGAATATCAGATGATATCCAATAAACCATATACAATTTATATGGTAGGGGCGGGAAAGATTATCAAAATTGATGATGTAAAGCAACTACTTCCCTTCAGCTTTACCAATGTAAGCGAAATGGATCAGGAGTAA
- a CDS encoding adenylate/guanylate cyclase domain-containing protein: MPYKVLTACGNTQLLEDIQRIFSLADDDFTVSNILDSELIISTITKNNPDIILYDIHFANKAAADVLSIIKADPATSKIPILAIADFLQPEHIQSLFHAGADDFIGLPINTPELIQRTMVGIQRGRMLKKLKTLSEQFDSITTAISQAGNSVIIISNTGEITWVNEGFKRLYECSVEEFKATFGQNLFSETINKTTAEAIRKCIAGEYVVYESKWVTPLGKEKYIQTSLTPVFDDLQNLSYIVAIEMDITDLKLIEKDLAEKNEHLQSIMENLENANKILEEQQNQIQKQSELLAEEKQKTEALLLNILPLEVANALQKKGIYKPKKFKEVSVMFADFVGFSKISVAYENIDEFLNVLSSYFEAFDEIVTQRYIEKIKTIGDAYMCVGGLPRTNHSHPFDTVLAALELQRYTKARNIEEAQANKPTWSIRIGIHSGSVIAGVIGKHKFAYDIWGDTVNVASRMETACEPGKINISETTYSYIKDYFICTPRGKIPAKNIGEIEMFFVERIKPEFSEDADGFIPNNALRKIVSSL; this comes from the coding sequence ATGCCTTACAAAGTTTTAACAGCTTGTGGAAACACCCAACTTTTAGAAGATATTCAACGAATATTCAGCCTTGCCGACGATGATTTTACGGTAAGTAATATTCTTGATTCCGAGCTAATTATATCAACTATCACCAAAAACAACCCGGACATTATCCTTTACGATATCCACTTTGCCAACAAGGCTGCCGCCGATGTGCTATCAATCATAAAGGCCGATCCGGCTACATCTAAGATCCCCATACTGGCCATTGCCGATTTCTTACAACCGGAACATATACAATCGCTATTCCACGCCGGTGCCGACGACTTTATTGGCTTGCCGATAAATACCCCTGAACTTATCCAGCGTACAATGGTAGGGATTCAGCGCGGACGCATGCTGAAAAAACTCAAAACCCTATCGGAACAGTTCGACAGCATCACAACTGCCATAAGCCAGGCGGGTAACTCAGTAATTATTATTAGCAATACAGGCGAAATTACATGGGTTAATGAGGGCTTTAAACGCCTTTACGAATGTAGTGTTGAGGAGTTTAAAGCAACCTTTGGCCAAAACCTTTTCTCGGAAACCATAAATAAGACAACTGCTGAAGCTATTAGAAAATGTATAGCCGGGGAATATGTGGTTTACGAAAGTAAATGGGTTACTCCACTGGGCAAGGAGAAATATATTCAAACCAGTCTAACCCCTGTTTTTGATGACTTGCAGAACCTGAGCTACATTGTAGCCATTGAAATGGATATTACCGACCTTAAGTTAATAGAGAAAGACCTAGCCGAGAAGAATGAACATCTCCAAAGCATAATGGAGAACCTTGAGAACGCCAACAAAATACTAGAGGAACAACAAAACCAAATTCAGAAACAGTCCGAATTGCTTGCAGAGGAAAAACAAAAAACCGAGGCCTTGCTGCTAAATATTTTACCACTTGAGGTTGCCAACGCCCTCCAGAAAAAAGGGATATATAAGCCTAAAAAGTTCAAGGAAGTTTCGGTTATGTTTGCCGACTTTGTTGGATTCTCAAAAATAAGTGTGGCATACGAGAATATTGATGAGTTCCTTAATGTCCTAAGCAGCTACTTTGAAGCATTCGACGAAATAGTTACCCAGCGCTATATTGAGAAGATTAAAACGATAGGCGATGCATACATGTGCGTGGGAGGATTGCCAAGAACCAACCATAGCCACCCGTTCGACACTGTGCTTGCAGCACTTGAACTCCAGCGTTACACTAAAGCAAGAAACATTGAGGAGGCGCAGGCCAATAAGCCTACATGGTCAATACGTATTGGTATTCACTCTGGTAGTGTGATAGCTGGGGTTATTGGTAAACACAAATTTGCTTACGACATCTGGGGCGATACGGTTAACGTGGCTAGCCGAATGGAAACAGCATGCGAACCAGGGAAAATTAATATTTCAGAAACTACATACTCATACATCAAGGATTACTTTATTTGTACTCCTCGAGGTAAAATTCCTGCCAAGAATATCGGTGAAATCGAGATGTTCTTTGTGGAAAGAATAAAACCGGAATTCTCCGAGGATGCCGATGGTTTTATCCCCAATAATGCTTTACGAAAGATAGTTTCCTCGCTATAA
- the xseB gene encoding exodeoxyribonuclease VII small subunit, translating to MTKKPVKYSEAIEEVERIINQIESNELDIDELTEKIRRASELLKFCKQKLHFTEEEIQKIIDQMQKDDE from the coding sequence ATGACCAAGAAACCTGTAAAGTATAGCGAGGCTATTGAGGAGGTTGAGAGAATTATCAACCAAATAGAATCGAACGAACTTGATATTGATGAGTTAACGGAGAAAATTCGACGCGCCTCGGAACTACTTAAATTTTGCAAACAAAAACTTCACTTTACCGAGGAGGAAATTCAAAAAATTATTGACCAGATGCAGAAAGATGATGAGTAA